A region of the Echeneis naucrates chromosome 15, fEcheNa1.1, whole genome shotgun sequence genome:
ATGACACTAAAGTGGGGGGCTCACCATGATCCCTGGCCTCAGCAGGACTCTCGCCTGCTGTACTGGTCTGGACTGGGTTAATTTCAGCCTGGGGGGCCACCACATCTGTAGTGAGTGTcacaacagaggaagaggaggaggctgccACGGGAGCCACAGAGGAAGATGGGGTTGGGTGTTTGGAGacccccccagtggctccacTCACCCCACTGTTGCCtggtgctgtgtgtttggatgggCTGCGCTGGCTTCCAGCGGCTGGCTTGCTGGAGTAGAATGAGCTCAAAGTTTGAGGCTTATGAGTCTGACTCTCTCTGTCCAACAATTTATCCAGgatctgttttttttggggggggggaagaaactACTTTTAACAATGAACATTAACAGTTGTGACGAATCTGACAAATCTTAAATTTAGTCTTTCTCAGTGGTGTTAACTGTGTGGCATTTTAATGGCTGTTTTCTGattctgtttcctgttgaaTGACCAAAAACATCAACTGCCATTACCTTCTTCAGCTTGCTCTGATCATCCTTGTAGGTTATCATAAGCGCCAGGGCAAGGTCGCCCTTCACCCGCCTGGTGCCTTCACACAGTAGAGGATGCTCTGCTTCACTGACCGTGGTCTTCATACCTGCAGAGGACGGAGCCATGAAGATGGAAGTGAAGGTGTTGGGAGGTGGGATGAGCCACAGATGATGgtcaaaaacaggagaaaaacacacaaacagaaaaagatgataatgcaaagaaataaagaaaactgatATTTATACCAAGAGCAGCAACGGCGGCCTCGAAGCCAAGCTCCTCATCACCAGGCATCTCATTGTTGCGGTTGCGGCTTGGTGGACGGGAACCTGTTGGTGACACGACTGCACAAACAGTATGgaggaaagtgaaaaagatgttaatgtttaaaattCCCCTTTAAAATTTATCTTGGAATTGAATGTAGCTAATTTAATTAACTTGAATCCATAACCCACCCACCAAGACCTCAGGTCCTCACCTGGGGTGCAAAGCACATCGAAGATGAAGCTGGCCAACATCAGAGGCAGCACAGGCCTGTAGTCACAGAAACTGCCATCTCTGAGCTGCTCAGCTCGTTCTCTGATGGCCGACATTTCCACCAGGCTGAGAGGGATCTTCTTCAGCAGAGCCACCACCTCTGACTCCTGGTAGGCCAATTTCacctggacagacacacactgtcagtggCACACTTTGCATAATGTGTTCACAGCACATATTTATACAGAGGACACGGCATTAACTCCATTGAGACAGCAACAGGTTATGTGTCTCTATGTCTGTGGCTCAGACCTCCAAGGCTTTGGTGGAAGCTGGTGGTCTCTGCAGCTCCAGAGAAAACATTCCGGTGCTGAATGCCAGGTTGTGGAGTTCCAGCCTCTCACTGAGGACTGTGAGAAGGAAGGCAGCTTTGGACAGAGTGTTTGTAGCCACCTGAGTTTGACGGCTGGTCGACACCTTGCTCTTCTTCCCCTGAGATTACAGCAGGGAAGCACTGACAATTAGCATGTGACAAATTTAAGAGGACCTGGACTTTCTGAGTCTTGGAGCACTGCACTTGCCCTAGTCCTACCTTAGTCTGAGGCTGTTCCACCTTCAGGTCTGGTGGGTTGGCTAACAGGTCTCTCGCCAGGTCCACAGCTAACCGGCATGCCTCGTTACTGTAGCCGTGGGCGTGGAGGGCCTCGGCGCAGGCAAACAGGAcctgacaggacaggacagagagCAGGGACTGGTCTGCATCAGGTATGTCACATGGCAGATCTTTTGATCTGCAGGTCCATATGTTTCTAAATGTGACTGCGGCCTCATGACTCTAAGGTCACTGGCCTGATTCAATACCAAAGACCAGCACAGTAGGTCTGAGTAAGACAAGTGGCAGGTAGTCTCAGAGACTATCCTCACCTCCATGCGTCCCTCCTGGTCCAGCGGTTTGATCCCTGAAAAGATATCTGGCTCCTCCTCCTGGTGACTATCagtcagctgtctgtctgctccctCCTCAGAGGCGGCACTCAGGTAATACGCCTGATAGTCGTCCTCACCTGCAGCGTCTCCCCCCACTGCTCCACCTGGTGCCTCTGCTCTATGATTGGCTGCTCCAGTTAGGGctgaagccccgccccctggCAGTGCTCCGATTGGTGGCATCTCTCTGCAGCCATGCAGCACCTTGGCAGATGTCTCAACGCTGCCTGATTGTGCCATTGTGCTGGAGGTGGATGGCTGGTTACATCCGACTGagtctccctcttcttctctgtgttgGATGGACTCCTCCTCCAACTCCATCCCCTTTTCTGATGCGAGGGGCACATCCATGACAACCAGCATCGTCTCCTTGGCAGGGAAGCAAGGTGGTGCgggctctgcagcagcaggaagcacTGCAGACGTGTGGCCAACGCGTTTTGTTTCAAACATCTTGCTCcccccactgctgctgctataCTTCCGTGAGTCTCTGAGCAGTGGGCTGGGTGAAGGCAGCATTTCTGCTGGGGGGGGCAGAAACTCGAAAGTGTTGCTAGCCTCTGCTCCCAAAGCCAAACTGCAGCCATCATCCAGACTGAGCTCAGCCAGGTCAGGCTCCAAGGAACTGTCCTCGCTGCTGGTCCTACGCTTGGCGCTGGCATGTTTACCAACAGCCAAACCCCCACCAGCCCCAGGGCCTCCTGCAGAAGGTCCTTTCCCACTTCCCTGTGTCAGCTTCAGCTTTCCTCCAGACGAGGCGCCTGTCCCTTTGTACATGCActtccctcctccatcttccagAGCAAGAGACATGCTGCCCCCCAGACGGACCAGCACACCCCCGCCTCCACTCACTGACAGCCCCTTCCTCTTCGTCATGATGGTCTCTTTGGGTCGCACCGCTACCTCTTGCTGACACAACTGACCACTACCCCTTCCTTTATAATCACCTtcagctctccctcctccccctggTTCTGGGGGTTCTCCACCCCCCCCTGCAGCAGCTTTGACTCCTCTCTGATGCTGCACAGCCCTGGACCAGCAAAACGTGGCGCTCTTCTTATCGGCGCTGCAGTAGGTAATACCTTCCAGGGGGTAGGCTGCTTCCCAGTTGAAGTAGCAGGACTCCACAGCCGGTTTGAAGCCCTGGAACAGTTTGTCCAAGGACTTTCGATGTTGCCCCCGTTTCACAATCTCGATGACCTTCAGGTGCCACTGCTTCAGCTGGATGGCCAACTCCAGACGCCTGGAAGAGAGATGCAGCCGAAGTGTTAGTATTGTTAGCAGTGTCTGGCTTGGCGTCCCCAACTCTTAAGTATCCTGGCCTAACCTGCAGGGGCTCATGGTGGGATCCAGCACTGCCAGCCTCCAGAGCACCACCATCTCATCACACATGCTGGCACAGGCGTGGGCTGCCACCTCTGATTGGCCATTACTGCGCCCAGTGTGGCCACTGGCACTGCTGTGGGACGCTGAGGTCCGGACACTGTACCACCAGCTGATGATCTGCACAACCATGCAaccacgcacacacgcacacacagctgagagCTGGTTCACTTTGGGTTTACTGGCACACACACCTAGACGCAGCGTGTCATTTGGGACCTACCTGTTCATAGGTGAGGCACTGTTCAGTTAGGATCTCCAGCAGCGGCGCTGCATTACTGTCTCGTCTCTTGAACATCTCCCTGACAATTGACAGAAGGTTCCAGATGCCCTCTGGCTCTCTGCCCCTCAGAGGTCGTAACAGACATGCccactcagcagcagctggtggtTCCGTGGACGACAGATACATGGAGTTTACATCACTGTGAATAAAATTGCAAGTTCAGAGCAACTGTGAAATCAGACAGGAGGAAACAGCTTTAGACTAAGCAGAcagcattttaaacaaacaaaaatacttcTTGACTACACTGGAAGCAATGTTGCTGGctccatgtgtgtctgtgtgtatgcagcTGTGCAGCAACAGGTACCTGAAAACCACAGGGGAGGGGCCACAGAACTTGTGCAGAGTCTTTTTAATGTTGTCACTGAGAGTTGACTCATCCAGGTACCAGGTGCTCTGGTCAGATGCTGAAGGACCTGCTGTTGGGTctacgcacgcacgcacgcacgcgcacacacacacgcacacgcacgcacacacacacacacacagacacacttctgCTTCTAATCTTGACGTGCTTCATTATTTgttctggttgtgtgtgtgctggtgtcaGTACCTGGAGCACCGCACACTGTGTTGATGGCAGTGGACTGGGAAGACAGAAGCTCGTCCAGCAGTCGCTGGGCTGTGGGTAAGATCTGGAACACAGATCTGAATTATTGATACATGAAGACACATGAAGAACCAAAACCAGGACCTGGACTCTACCTGCTGAGGCAGCTCACTGATCAGGTACTGGGCAAACTTCTGGAGCTGGTCCCTCTGCAGCCTAGACAGGGACTCAGAGACCGGAGCCCTCAGACACACTGCTGaagcctgcagacacacagacatgtgcACGCATGAGCACgagcgcatgcacacacacacacacacacacacctgaaaccTGCCTCATCTGATTATTGGTTTATCTATCAGTGGAAAAGAGGCTTCAGACAAAAACTCACATTGTGGATCCTAAAGAGGCAAAGTGCCACCACGTGGGCACACCACTTGGCCCCCGCACCACAGGTGCAGCTACAGGAAGTGATGCGGCAGCGGTCGAACATGACTGCCACATTGTAGGCTCCTTTAGACTGACCGGCCTGACTGGAAACCACAGTGGCGCTGAGGTGGAAGCCTGACAAACAGACATACAATCAGAAGACAACACACACGGATGTACACTTAGACTACACCTCCACAGTGGACACCCACCGATCTGCAGGGGGTCTTTGACAGCTCGGATCCTGTAAAGCTGCTCCCCACGCTGGAACTCATCTGGACTCCCATTGGCCAGGCAGGAGTACAACCTGGGAGGGGGCATCAATAGCAGATGGAGACTGTTAGACAACTGATGTTAGTTAGCCTTCTTTTTCAtaatcatcattgtcatcattcaGATCTGCCAACCGGATCAGTCCAGCATCAGATGTGAACCACAAGCTCTGCTAGGGgactgtcatcatcatcatcatcatcagcaacCTCACCTGATGTCCTCCTCGTTCTCAGGGAAGCTCCAGTAGGCGATTcgaagctgcagctgctcaggAACAGGAGGGTAAACCTTCTCCACCACCTCAAACGGGATGTGGAATGCCACCTGCTTCGCTGAGAGCTCCACCAGGGGGATCACCTGACCATCTGAGGAAGACCACAGGAGGAAGATCAGCTCAGCGTACagccctgtgtctgtgtcttagCAGGTCAATTGATCAATTAGTTCATCATTAAAAATTTATTGGTGACACTTTTGACCATATGAGTGTCCACACATAAAATGTCAGACCAGATGGGCATCTGTGACTGGCTGCAGTAAGTTAATGACTGTTAGCTGTCCGCAATCAGAAAGGAGGGACTATAATAGACTCAGTTGACTCCTGTGGGAAGTGGGCAGGGCCTATTACACCTGATCCTGACATGAAGCCTATTTAAGGTGGCCCAATATTCTACAGAATATTGGCCCTATCAAACACTTTGATAGTTTTGGCCTGGATTAGAAGTGAAGCTGACAAGTTTAAAGTGTAAAGTTTCCATAGCCACTGAGCTCAGGGAGGCAGGAGCCGCTGATGTTGTCATTGGGTTTTTAAAGACCCACTCCCCCCACCTCTTCTACCAGTTTCCAAAGCTTCAGTTTTGTAACAAAGAGCCTGAGCGAAGAGAGAACAGAACTGATTCCTAACCTTTGTTTTAAACCAAATGAATGAGCTCTTATTCTGAAAGGTCACTGAAGGCCAGAAAAATggaggagcacacacacacatctatactATAtattttgacctttgaccccgatGTGACTTATGTTCAGggggttgtgtgtctgctcctgTCCCACCTTTAATTTTCACCGTGGGGGAGTTCGGTCCGGCAGACTGTTTCCTCCAGCCTCTCCAGTTCTGACACAGACTCTCGGCCTCGGAGATGAAGGAGCACAAGGAGTCCTCCTCGAACCGGTCCGAGTCTTCGAAGGAGAACCTCTCCCCGTCCTCCCACTCGGCGAACATCAGTTCCATTACATCCACTTTTAACGGCCTCGGAGTCCGGCGGCTTTGGTGAGAGGCCCCGGCCTTTCTTCAGCCTGGAACCCCGGAGGAAACCCGGGAGACTGAAGACTTGGGGAGGGAGGCCCCGAGCAACCAAAACACGGCCGAGGGGCCCACCGAGGCCCCCACCGGACAGGTTTTTACCACAAAGGTTCGATTCCCGAGTGTCCCAACCAGCTGATATGGGTTTTATACAGATTGGTGTGTTTTCAATTCAGACCAGGATCGACTGAACGGCTCAGTCCAGGCCgagctgcccccccctccccaacaaCCTGTAAATCTGAACGGAAGGTCCTCCTCCCTTTGACCGGACAGCCGACACCGAGCCGAGCTCCAGAGATCGACCCGGTCACAGTCGAACAGAGTGGGCTGCAGAAGGTCGGTCAGCTCACAGATCAGATCTTTAAGTCATTAAGTAGTTTTCCTTCATACCGACAGTTTTCAGCCAGTCAGTGGGACTGATCCGGATCCTGGATGGTTTAACGTTCAGACAGGACGGAGCTTCAGAGCCGACAAACGGCCCTTTGTTCAGTTTTCctgtgctgcttttctgttcTTCTCCCGGGAAGCTAATGCAAATAACATTTAGCCCCCGTTAGCTCCGAGGCTAACTGCTAATAACGGCCCACTGAGATACGGCGGACGGCTGTCATCCACTGGGGACCCTGCACAGAGGTCCGGCCTGGGTATCAGCCCGAAGTCTGGTCCAAGGTGTCCGGACTCCCCTCGGTCTGGTCCAGTTCTACCGACATGAACTGTGTGAACTAGCGGTACGAAGCCTACCCTGTCGGCTAACTTCAGCTAGCTTAGATagctgtttgtttacatttcgCGCCCCCCCCCGGACCGACAAGTTAATCACCCTCCGCGGTTCCCCGGAGTCAGGccttttctttcatgtttccttcatgttcGACATTAATCCCCGCTCggtgttttcctttctttgtacCGGAGGGTCCGGGTTAGAGTCCGGTGTCTGACGTTAAGCTGTTTTCCTCCCCAGCTCCGGTCCTTGACGCCCCCCTCCCCCACGGCCACGGGCTTCCTCTacttgtctctgtctccagctgACACCGGGTCCCCAGATGATCTCCGGTCTCCCTGGATCCCTGGTTCCGTCGGTCTGCCGGTGGAAGATGGCTCACctctctcagctcctcctccgTCAGCTGATCACAGCTTCCGGCTGCCGGCTCAGCTCGGCCGCGGCCCGGGTTCCACTCCGCGGCCAGGTGAGGTGGGGCCGAGCCGGGACACCTGAGCCCAGCGGCCCGGTGGAATAATTACTGAAGGAGTCTCCGGACTCACATTCTGAAGCGCTCAGGAACTGTCAAAGTTTAGGTAACAAAAACGCCTTTTAACAATCAAACGGTGTTTaccaaatttaatttgaataaaaacgAATAACTACGAATAAATTAGATGATAAACTTTGATTTCTGTTCAGACTGGGATGAAatatcaaattatttatttcgGTTCAGattcaacaaaacatttgatgaaTTCTACCAGTCGAACATCAACGTTTACATTTCTGAATGTTGGATACGTAATTCATCCAACACTGGAcaacacacacggacacacacagatacacgtTTACACTAAGCAGCTGAAGCACAACACTGGAGGGACTCAACGAGGATCAGATCCAGAACACAGACCCTAACTGAACTGAGATTTTATTAAAGCAataacatataaaaacaaatggctTCAACTTAGTTCAGAGCCAACAAGCTGCTGCATGATGAGACTTTGTGGTCCAGTCCTGTGGACCATGTCATCTGTCTGGTCTGTGAAGGTGAAGGTTCTGGAAATACAAGTTAGCGGGGATGATTttcaatgacaacaacaaaacagaagcgAACCAAGACACATGAaatgctcacacactcactgtggCCCTGACCACAGACTCCTGACTCCAGACTCTGTGGACACCTGACTAAGGGCCCCTGGATCAAGGTTCTTGCTGCTTGTGATCAATTCTTAAATGGATCACTAAATCACTTTTtgacagaaatacattttgtaaGAGTGACATCATTAGTGGTTAGTCATGAGGTGACCATGTAACATAATCTCGCAATTGCGCAATTTTGGTCGCAAATACCTTACAAAGCCCTGAACATGCATTTCTATGTGGCCTCCCAGTAGAGTCTGTggtgagaggagggagagactgGACATGGGCCTCCTCCTCTGACCAGGTGTCCTGGACCAGGCTCAGGGGCCTCCTCCCTGAACTATCAGGCCTTGTAGGGTTTGTTGATGACTTTGTTGATCCATTGCAGGAACCTGCTAACACGAGTGTACACCCCAGGGAAGGAGGGGTTCCCACAGCCATGTCCCCATGAGATGACTCCAGTCAGCACCCagcgccccccctccccctggCAGACCAATGGACCCCCACTGTCACCCTGGCAACTGTCCACCCGGTGGCGCTCTGACAGGCTGCCGGCACACAGCATGCGGCTGGTGAAACGCTTGCCATAACGCTTCTTACACTTCCAGGCCGGGAGGAGGGGGACCCAGGCCTGCAGCAGAGTCCGGGGATACTCAGAGTCTGAGGGGgatgagagagacaggcaggtcAGGCCGGTTCAGATCAGATGAACCAGATCAGTCTGGTCTTTTTACCTGTGACGCCCCAACCGGTGATGATGCAAGCAGCAGgcttcctctccctctggtTCCCCGGCTCTGGAAGACACACTGTGCCGGTGTGAGGGTTGAACGCCACACACTCACCCTCTGTGCCCTTGAGCCTCAGGAGGGCAATATCGTATTCCCAGCCCTGACTCTGATACTTTCTGTGGACAACAATGCGCTCAGGGGACAAGGTGCGTTCAAAGTCATCCTGCTCCTCGGTGTGGTAGTCACCCAGGC
Encoded here:
- the zswim8 gene encoding zinc finger SWIM domain-containing protein 8 isoform X1 — its product is MELMFAEWEDGERFSFEDSDRFEEDSLCSFISEAESLCQNWRGWRKQSAGPNSPTVKIKDGQVIPLVELSAKQVAFHIPFEVVEKVYPPVPEQLQLRIAYWSFPENEEDIRLYSCLANGSPDEFQRGEQLYRIRAVKDPLQIGFHLSATVVSSQAGQSKGAYNVAVMFDRCRITSCSCTCGAGAKWCAHVVALCLFRIHNASAVCLRAPVSESLSRLQRDQLQKFAQYLISELPQQILPTAQRLLDELLSSQSTAINTVCGAPDPTAGPSASDQSTWYLDESTLSDNIKKTLHKFCGPSPVVFSDVNSMYLSSTEPPAAAEWACLLRPLRGREPEGIWNLLSIVREMFKRRDSNAAPLLEILTEQCLTYEQIISWWYSVRTSASHSSASGHTGRSNGQSEVAAHACASMCDEMVVLWRLAVLDPTMSPCRRLELAIQLKQWHLKVIEIVKRGQHRKSLDKLFQGFKPAVESCYFNWEAAYPLEGITYCSADKKSATFCWSRAVQHQRGVKAAAGGGGEPPEPGGGGRAEGDYKGRGSGQLCQQEVAVRPKETIMTKRKGLSVSGGGGVLVRLGGSMSLALEDGGGKCMYKGTGASSGGKLKLTQGSGKGPSAGGPGAGGGLAVGKHASAKRRTSSEDSSLEPDLAELSLDDGCSLALGAEASNTFEFLPPPAEMLPSPSPLLRDSRKYSSSSGGSKMFETKRVGHTSAVLPAAAEPAPPCFPAKETMLVVMDVPLASEKGMELEEESIQHREEEGDSVGCNQPSTSSTMAQSGSVETSAKVLHGCREMPPIGALPGGGASALTGAANHRAEAPGGAVGGDAAGEDDYQAYYLSAASEEGADRQLTDSHQEEEPDIFSGIKPLDQEGRMEVLFACAEALHAHGYSNEACRLAVDLARDLLANPPDLKVEQPQTKGKKSKVSTSRQTQVATNTLSKAAFLLTVLSERLELHNLAFSTGMFSLELQRPPASTKALEVKLAYQESEVVALLKKIPLSLVEMSAIRERAEQLRDGSFCDYRPVLPLMLASFIFDVLCTPVVSPTGSRPPSRNRNNEMPGDEELGFEAAVAALGMKTTVSEAEHPLLCEGTRRVKGDLALALMITYKDDQSKLKKILDKLLDRESQTHKPQTLSSFYSSKPAAGSQRSPSKHTAPGNSGVSGATGGVSKHPTPSSSVAPVAASSSSSVVTLTTDVVAPQAEINPVQTSTAGESPAEARDHVSEVPPSSSDQHNETAPYKLEPTVPSRLALGGRCGYSQRCWGSPVRQKKKHTGMASIDSSAPETTSDSSPTLSRRPLRGSWAAASWGRGQDSDSISSSSSDSLGSSSSSGSRRAGGGARAKSTDTSRYKGRRPECHAPHVPNQPSEAAAHFYFELAKTVLIKAGGNSSTSIFTQPSASGGHQGPHRNLHLCAFEIGLYALGLHNFVSPNWLSRTYSSHVSWITGQAMEIGSAALNILVECWDGHLTPPEVASLADRASRARDPNMVRAAAELALSCLPHAHALNPNEIQRALVQCKEQDNVMLEKACMAVEEAAKGGGVYPEVLFEVAHQWYWLYEQSVGGGSTQQRETSGRCGANGGSGRRPPESNCSVLDGGTNMESQGVATVTASVSAAAVVPVISVGSTIYQSHTIPGPAMAHPHGQGLHPYTTIQAHLPTVCTPQYLGHPMQHVPRPTVFPGAAYPQGMHPAFIGAQYPFSVAAGPQPPMAATAVTFPGVPVPSMTQIAVHPYHTETGLPLSTTVAVGSVHAGPTIQAIQGASLPPLSSQPASLVSAPFPAEDEQHSQPISQQGLHHLHSAYRVGMLALEMLGRRAHNDHPNNFSRSPPYTEDVKWLLGLAARLGVNYVYQFCVGAAKGVLSPFVLQEIIMEALQRLNPAHIHAHLRTPAFHQLVQRCQQAYLQYIHHRLIHLTPADYDDFVNIIRGARGAFCLTPVGMMQFNDVLQNLKRGKQTKELWQRISLEMATFSP
- the zswim8 gene encoding zinc finger SWIM domain-containing protein 8 isoform X4; translated protein: MELMFAEWEDGERFSFEDSDRFEEDSLCSFISEAESLCQNWRGWRKQSAGPNSPTVKIKGGTGADTQPPEHKSHRDGQVIPLVELSAKQVAFHIPFEVVEKVYPPVPEQLQLRIAYWSFPENEEDIRLYSCLANGSPDEFQRGEQLYRIRAVKDPLQIGFHLSATVVSSQAGQSKGAYNVAVMFDRCRITSCSCTCGAGAKWCAHVVALCLFRIHNASAVCLRAPVSESLSRLQRDQLQKFAQYLISELPQQILPTAQRLLDELLSSQSTAINTVCGAPDPTAGPSASDQSTWYLDESTLSDNIKKTLHKFCGPSPVVFSDVNSMYLSSTEPPAAAEWACLLRPLRGREPEGIWNLLSIVREMFKRRDSNAAPLLEILTEQCLTYEQIISWWYSVRTSASHSSASGHTGRSNGQSEVAAHACASMCDEMVVLWRLAVLDPTMSPCRRLELAIQLKQWHLKVIEIVKRGQHRKSLDKLFQGFKPAVESCYFNWEAAYPLEGITYCSADKKSATFCWSRAVQHQRGVKAAAGGGGEPPEPGGGGRAEGDYKGRGSGQLCQQEVAVRPKETIMTKRKGLSVSGGGGVLVRLGGSMSLALEDGGGKCMYKGTGASSGGKLKLTQGSGKGPSAGGPGAGGGLAVGKHASAKRRTSSEDSSLEPDLAELSLDDGCSLALGAEASNTFEFLPPPAEMLPSPSPLLRDSRKYSSSSGGSKMFETKRVGHTSAVLPAAAEPAPPCFPAKETMLVVMDVPLASEKGMELEEESIQHREEEGDSVGCNQPSTSSTMAQSGSVETSAKVLHGCREMPPIGALPGGGASALTGAANHRAEAPGGAVGGDAAGEDDYQAYYLSAASEEGADRQLTDSHQEEEPDIFSGIKPLDQEGRMEVLFACAEALHAHGYSNEACRLAVDLARDLLANPPDLKVEQPQTKGKKSKVSTSRQTQVATNTLSKAAFLLTVLSERLELHNLAFSTGMFSLELQRPPASTKALEVKLAYQESEVVALLKKIPLSLVEMSAIRERAEQLRDGSFCDYRPVLPLMLASFIFDVLCTPGSRPPSRNRNNEMPGDEELGFEAAVAALGMKTTVSEAEHPLLCEGTRRVKGDLALALMITYKDDQSKLKKILDKLLDRESQTHKPQTLSSFYSSKPAAGSQRSPSKHTAPGNSGVSGATGGVSKHPTPSSSVAPVAASSSSSVPPSSSDQHNETAPYKLEPTVPSRLALGGRCGYSQRCWGSPVRQKKKHTGMASIDSSAPETTSDSSPTLSRRPLRGSWAAASWGRGQDSDSISSSSSDSLGSSSSSGSRRAGGGARAKSTDTSRYKGRRPECHAPHVPNQPSEAAAHFYFELAKTVLIKAGGNSSTSIFTQPSASGGHQGPHRNLHLCAFEIGLYALGLHNFVSPNWLSRTYSSHVSWITGQAMEIGSAALNILVECWDGHLTPPEVASLADRASRARDPNMVRAAAELALSCLPHAHALNPNEIQRALVQCKEQDNVMLEKACMAVEEAAKGGGVYPEVLFEVAHQWYWLYEQSVGGGSTQQRETSGRCGANGGSGRRPPESNCSVLDGGTNMESQGVATVTASVSAAAVVPVISVGSTIYQSHTIPGPAMAHPHGQGLHPYTTIQAHLPTVCTPQYLGHPMQHVPRPTVFPGAAYPQGMHPAFIGAQYPFSVAAGPQPPMAATAVTFPGVPVPSMTQIAVHPYHTETGLPLSTTVAGQDTVGSVHAGPTIQAIQGASLPPLSSQPASLVSAPFPAEDEQHSQPISQQGLHHLHSAYRVGMLALEMLGRRAHNDHPNNFSRSPPYTEDVKWLLGLAARLGVNYVYQFCVGAAKGVLSPFVLQEIIMEALQRLNPAHIHAHLRTPAFHQLVQRCQQAYLQYIHHRLIHLTPADYDDFVNIIRGARGAFCLTPVGMMQFNDVLQNLKRGKQTKELWQRISLEMATFSP
- the zswim8 gene encoding zinc finger SWIM domain-containing protein 8 isoform X2, giving the protein MELMFAEWEDGERFSFEDSDRFEEDSLCSFISEAESLCQNWRGWRKQSAGPNSPTVKIKGGTGADTQPPEHKSHRDGQVIPLVELSAKQVAFHIPFEVVEKVYPPVPEQLQLRIAYWSFPENEEDIRLYSCLANGSPDEFQRGEQLYRIRAVKDPLQIGFHLSATVVSSQAGQSKGAYNVAVMFDRCRITSCSCTCGAGAKWCAHVVALCLFRIHNASAVCLRAPVSESLSRLQRDQLQKFAQYLISELPQQILPTAQRLLDELLSSQSTAINTVCGAPDPTAGPSASDQSTWYLDESTLSDNIKKTLHKFCGPSPVVFSDVNSMYLSSTEPPAAAEWACLLRPLRGREPEGIWNLLSIVREMFKRRDSNAAPLLEILTEQCLTYEQIISWWYSVRTSASHSSASGHTGRSNGQSEVAAHACASMCDEMVVLWRLAVLDPTMSPCRRLELAIQLKQWHLKVIEIVKRGQHRKSLDKLFQGFKPAVESCYFNWEAAYPLEGITYCSADKKSATFCWSRAVQHQRGVKAAAGGGGEPPEPGGGGRAEGDYKGRGSGQLCQQEVAVRPKETIMTKRKGLSVSGGGGVLVRLGGSMSLALEDGGGKCMYKGTGASSGGKLKLTQGSGKGPSAGGPGAGGGLAVGKHASAKRRTSSEDSSLEPDLAELSLDDGCSLALGAEASNTFEFLPPPAEMLPSPSPLLRDSRKYSSSSGGSKMFETKRVGHTSAVLPAAAEPAPPCFPAKETMLVVMDVPLASEKGMELEEESIQHREEEGDSVGCNQPSTSSTMAQSGSVETSAKVLHGCREMPPIGALPGGGASALTGAANHRAEAPGGAVGGDAAGEDDYQAYYLSAASEEGADRQLTDSHQEEEPDIFSGIKPLDQEGRMEVLFACAEALHAHGYSNEACRLAVDLARDLLANPPDLKVEQPQTKGKKSKVSTSRQTQVATNTLSKAAFLLTVLSERLELHNLAFSTGMFSLELQRPPASTKALEVKLAYQESEVVALLKKIPLSLVEMSAIRERAEQLRDGSFCDYRPVLPLMLASFIFDVLCTPVVSPTGSRPPSRNRNNEMPGDEELGFEAAVAALGMKTTVSEAEHPLLCEGTRRVKGDLALALMITYKDDQSKLKKILDKLLDRESQTHKPQTLSSFYSSKPAAGSQRSPSKHTAPGNSGVSGATGGVSKHPTPSSSVAPVAASSSSSVPPSSSDQHNETAPYKLEPTVPSRLALGGRCGYSQRCWGSPVRQKKKHTGMASIDSSAPETTSDSSPTLSRRPLRGSWAAASWGRGQDSDSISSSSSDSLGSSSSSGSRRAGGGARAKSTDTSRYKGRRPECHAPHVPNQPSEAAAHFYFELAKTVLIKAGGNSSTSIFTQPSASGGHQGPHRNLHLCAFEIGLYALGLHNFVSPNWLSRTYSSHVSWITGQAMEIGSAALNILVECWDGHLTPPEVASLADRASRARDPNMVRAAAELALSCLPHAHALNPNEIQRALVQCKEQDNVMLEKACMAVEEAAKGGGVYPEVLFEVAHQWYWLYEQSVGGGSTQQRETSGRCGANGGSGRRPPESNCSVLDGGTNMESQGVATVTASVSAAAVVPVISVGSTIYQSHTIPGPAMAHPHGQGLHPYTTIQAHLPTVCTPQYLGHPMQHVPRPTVFPGAAYPQGMHPAFIGAQYPFSVAAGPQPPMAATAVTFPGVPVPSMTQIAVHPYHTETGLPLSTTVAVGSVHAGPTIQAIQGASLPPLSSQPASLVSAPFPAEDEQHSQPISQQGLHHLHSAYRVGMLALEMLGRRAHNDHPNNFSRSPPYTEDVKWLLGLAARLGVNYVYQFCVGAAKGVLSPFVLQEIIMEALQRLNPAHIHAHLRTPAFHQLVQRCQQAYLQYIHHRLIHLTPADYDDFVNIIRGARGAFCLTPVGMMQFNDVLQNLKRGKQTKELWQRISLEMATFSP